In a genomic window of Spirosoma agri:
- a CDS encoding DUF2278 family protein: MPIANYCVLKGRVKERQRATQQMAHFQILIEDEQGVQYRVAVNAKSQVAPSEVLYFFSDNYSHELIDKITQANLPTGLTTVPSKPNGPALDFVRRNLFDTTQMQPLPLEVLGEDNDLNDKLDLYVKRAINNPDAVLYAFGETWGPETKADQYFHFQPGRGIHDIHMNQGNVGQFVAQDGVWQDGGILIHFASTNRWVALFLAFQSQSFHTDANGHAISDAPGGPVPTPQTADLHLIAALVKPVAGKPERIYMLNASPNDINLAGYSLVDKANRREPLTGTLPAGDVLVYALTGQQVVLSNDGGSISLLDPTGLKVAGVSYTQSQVGQAGKLVVF; encoded by the coding sequence ATGCCAATCGCTAACTATTGTGTATTAAAAGGACGGGTTAAAGAGCGTCAGCGGGCTACCCAGCAGATGGCCCATTTTCAGATCCTGATCGAAGATGAGCAGGGCGTTCAGTACCGGGTTGCCGTTAACGCGAAATCGCAAGTGGCTCCCTCGGAAGTGCTTTACTTTTTCAGCGATAACTACTCGCACGAACTGATCGATAAAATCACGCAGGCGAATTTGCCCACGGGTCTGACCACCGTACCCAGCAAACCCAACGGGCCGGCGCTCGACTTTGTGCGACGAAATCTGTTCGATACGACGCAGATGCAGCCCTTGCCGCTGGAGGTGCTAGGTGAGGACAACGATCTCAACGATAAGCTCGATCTGTACGTTAAACGCGCTATCAATAACCCGGATGCGGTGTTGTATGCTTTTGGCGAAACCTGGGGTCCGGAAACAAAGGCCGACCAGTATTTTCATTTCCAGCCCGGTCGTGGCATTCACGATATTCACATGAATCAGGGGAATGTCGGGCAGTTTGTCGCGCAGGACGGAGTCTGGCAGGATGGCGGCATATTGATTCATTTCGCCAGTACCAACCGGTGGGTGGCTTTGTTTCTGGCGTTCCAGTCGCAGTCGTTCCACACCGATGCAAACGGGCACGCCATTTCCGATGCACCGGGAGGACCCGTACCCACGCCACAGACTGCCGACCTACACTTGATCGCAGCACTGGTGAAACCGGTTGCCGGTAAGCCTGAACGCATATACATGCTGAATGCGTCACCCAATGACATCAATCTGGCCGGTTATAGTTTGGTTGATAAAGCGAACCGACGCGAACCGCTGACCGGAACGCTGCCAGCCGGCGACGTGCTGGTGTATGCGCTTACGGGACAACAGGTGGTGCTGAGCAATGATGGCGGCTCGATTAGCCTGCTCGATCCAACCGGGCTGAAGGTTGCGGGTGTATCCTACACGCAGAGTCAGGTAGGTCAGGCCGGAAAATTGGTGGTGTTTTAG
- a CDS encoding DUF4177 domain-containing protein, with product MKKFEYRVLDVAAGGGFWTGGGAIDVQELTDKLNELGQQGWEVVSSVDLNMTQGQSRAIIVMLKRQIN from the coding sequence ATGAAAAAATTTGAATACCGCGTTTTAGACGTTGCTGCCGGGGGAGGATTCTGGACCGGAGGTGGCGCAATCGATGTTCAGGAGCTGACAGACAAACTCAACGAATTGGGGCAGCAGGGCTGGGAAGTCGTCTCGTCTGTCGATCTGAACATGACTCAAGGGCAATCACGGGCTATCATTGTGATGCTGAAGCGGCAAATTAATTAG
- the fdhD gene encoding formate dehydrogenase accessory sulfurtransferase FdhD — MSLVAPVTIQKITGSSLIEVPDLLAVEEPLEIRLGFGPVDDRQQRSVAVTMRTPGHDEELAMGFLFTEGIIHKSTDVISCRHCVQDSAKEGNVMRVELNPDVVVDWSRLTRNTFTSSSCGLCGKTTIDAVMALTPGPIDADFLLEPAVLHALPDRVRETQRAFAYTGGIHAAALFDADGKLLLIREDIGRHNALDKLIGAAFWQNWLPLSQFGIFLSGRIGVELVQKSWMAGVPLLAAVGAPSSLAVQMAQEAGITMAGFVRNERFNLYNKPERVSLQQPLSV, encoded by the coding sequence ATGTCTCTCGTCGCGCCCGTTACTATTCAGAAAATTACCGGCAGCAGCCTGATCGAAGTACCCGACTTACTCGCCGTTGAGGAACCGCTTGAAATTCGGCTCGGTTTCGGCCCCGTTGATGACCGTCAGCAGCGCAGCGTCGCCGTGACGATGCGCACCCCCGGACACGACGAAGAGTTGGCAATGGGTTTCCTGTTTACGGAAGGCATTATTCATAAATCGACCGACGTTATTTCCTGCCGCCATTGCGTTCAGGATTCGGCGAAAGAAGGTAACGTCATGCGGGTCGAACTCAATCCCGACGTGGTTGTCGACTGGTCCCGACTAACCCGAAATACATTTACTTCATCGAGTTGCGGGCTTTGCGGCAAAACCACGATCGATGCGGTCATGGCCTTGACGCCCGGCCCCATTGACGCTGACTTTTTGCTCGAACCAGCCGTTCTTCATGCGCTACCGGACCGCGTTCGGGAAACCCAACGCGCCTTCGCGTACACGGGCGGTATCCATGCCGCTGCCCTGTTCGACGCCGACGGAAAGCTTTTGCTCATTCGGGAAGATATTGGCCGACACAATGCACTGGACAAACTCATCGGGGCTGCCTTCTGGCAAAACTGGCTGCCACTGAGCCAATTCGGTATATTCCTGAGCGGACGCATTGGTGTTGAACTTGTTCAGAAAAGCTGGATGGCGGGTGTCCCCTTGCTGGCTGCCGTCGGAGCGCCGTCGAGTCTGGCGGTTCAGATGGCGCAGGAAGCCGGTATAACCATGGCGGGTTTTGTCCGCAACGAGCGATTCAACCTCTACAACAAGCCGGAACGGGTCAGCCTACAGCAGCCGTTATCTGTCTGA
- a CDS encoding penicillin acylase family protein: MVRSLLLLLLLFSVFSVHSQSTIGLQQPVEVIKDRWGVNHIYAKNEHDLFFVQGYSAAQDRLFQLELWRRQATGTVAELLGPQEIKRDIGARLFRFRPDAVRGNMNQELLHYHPHGPQIVQAFVDGINAYITEIMKTPEKLPFEFRVLNTKPGLWTPEVVISRHQGLAYNVREELNYGRLVKLIGADKLRELQWFHPTATASEPDLTLRVNGDELFQPILELYEAFRLPLKFKGLPTKADEDEARRAGEGKDQIDEWFDIEKQYVGSNNWVISGDKSASGYPMLANDPHRAQSTPSLRYWVHLSAPGWNVIGAGEPTLPGISIGHNDYGAWGLTIFETDNEDLYVYETNPANPNQYRYKGQWVTMKTLTETIPVKGGQPVRAELKYTRHGPVVFEDKQHHKAYAVRAGWLEKGSAPYLASLRMNQAKNWAEFRQACTYSRIPGENMIWAERPTATKPGTIGWQSVGLAPIRKNFTGLVPVPGDGRYEWSGYLPIQQLPGKVNPPEGYVATANNNLTPVNFPYRNAVGWTWSSPNRAHRIEEVMNDGKRKTMVDFMALQADYLSIPARTLVPLLQNLFSPTDQTEKALSYLRRWDYKLDPSSVAASIYVAWEGQLKQAVYQQQVPKNAQPYFRALPSKRVFDALLIPTLARDSLLLSCMDRAVSELAERLGSDMDDWSYGQRKNKHITITHPLSDLVDKAMQKKINFGPVARGGYGETVNATANDLNQTHGASFRILVDTENWDKTLGVNSPGQSGNPDSPHYGDLFPIWAENNYFPVYFSKEKVKSVAEQTTIMRP; the protein is encoded by the coding sequence ATGGTCCGATCCCTGCTGCTCCTGTTGCTTCTTTTCTCCGTTTTTTCTGTCCATTCGCAATCGACTATTGGCCTTCAGCAACCTGTCGAAGTAATCAAGGATCGGTGGGGTGTTAATCATATTTACGCCAAGAATGAACATGATCTGTTTTTTGTACAGGGCTATTCAGCCGCTCAGGACCGACTGTTTCAGCTGGAACTATGGCGCAGACAGGCAACGGGTACGGTAGCTGAATTGCTTGGGCCGCAGGAAATCAAACGCGATATTGGTGCCCGGCTGTTTCGGTTCAGACCCGATGCCGTTCGGGGTAATATGAACCAGGAATTGCTGCATTATCATCCGCATGGTCCGCAAATTGTACAGGCCTTCGTCGATGGCATCAATGCCTACATCACCGAAATTATGAAAACACCCGAAAAGCTTCCTTTCGAGTTTCGGGTGCTTAACACAAAACCGGGACTGTGGACACCCGAAGTCGTGATTAGCCGCCATCAGGGACTTGCCTATAACGTGCGTGAGGAACTGAATTACGGTCGGCTGGTGAAGCTGATCGGGGCCGACAAGCTGCGCGAACTGCAATGGTTTCACCCGACCGCAACCGCCAGTGAGCCAGACCTGACGCTGCGTGTCAACGGGGATGAACTCTTTCAGCCCATCCTCGAATTATACGAAGCGTTTCGTCTACCCCTGAAGTTCAAGGGCCTGCCCACCAAAGCCGATGAGGACGAAGCCCGGCGGGCTGGTGAAGGAAAAGACCAGATCGACGAGTGGTTCGACATCGAAAAGCAGTACGTCGGGTCGAACAACTGGGTCATTTCGGGCGATAAATCGGCGAGTGGCTATCCGATGCTGGCTAACGATCCGCACCGGGCGCAGTCCACACCATCACTGCGCTACTGGGTGCACCTCAGCGCACCGGGCTGGAACGTGATTGGGGCAGGAGAGCCGACACTGCCCGGCATATCGATCGGGCACAACGACTACGGCGCGTGGGGACTGACAATTTTTGAGACCGATAACGAAGATCTGTACGTCTATGAAACCAATCCGGCTAATCCGAACCAGTACCGCTACAAAGGCCAGTGGGTGACCATGAAAACGCTGACGGAAACGATTCCGGTGAAAGGAGGGCAGCCGGTTCGGGCCGAACTGAAATACACACGGCACGGTCCGGTGGTGTTCGAAGATAAACAGCATCATAAAGCCTACGCCGTTCGGGCGGGGTGGCTCGAAAAGGGCAGTGCGCCGTATCTGGCGAGTTTACGAATGAACCAGGCCAAAAACTGGGCCGAATTTCGGCAGGCGTGTACGTACAGCCGGATTCCGGGGGAGAATATGATCTGGGCGGAGCGGCCCACTGCGACTAAGCCCGGTACGATCGGCTGGCAATCCGTTGGCCTGGCCCCCATTCGCAAAAACTTTACGGGTCTGGTTCCGGTGCCGGGTGATGGCCGGTATGAGTGGAGTGGTTACCTGCCGATTCAGCAACTGCCTGGCAAAGTGAATCCGCCGGAAGGGTACGTAGCAACCGCAAACAACAACCTGACGCCCGTCAATTTTCCGTACCGTAACGCCGTCGGCTGGACATGGTCGTCACCGAACCGGGCTCATCGTATCGAAGAGGTGATGAACGATGGTAAACGGAAAACGATGGTCGATTTTATGGCCTTACAGGCTGATTATTTGTCTATTCCGGCCCGGACGCTGGTGCCGTTGCTGCAAAATCTGTTTTCGCCGACGGATCAAACTGAGAAGGCACTAAGCTATTTGCGTCGCTGGGATTACAAACTTGACCCAAGCTCGGTTGCGGCCTCCATTTATGTCGCCTGGGAGGGGCAGCTCAAGCAGGCTGTTTATCAGCAGCAAGTACCGAAAAATGCGCAACCTTATTTTAGAGCACTTCCATCCAAACGCGTTTTCGACGCGCTGCTTATACCAACACTCGCGCGTGATAGCCTGCTGCTTTCCTGCATGGACCGCGCTGTATCGGAACTCGCCGAACGGCTGGGTAGTGACATGGACGACTGGTCGTATGGGCAGCGGAAAAACAAGCACATCACCATCACGCACCCGCTTAGTGATCTGGTTGACAAAGCGATGCAGAAAAAGATCAACTTCGGTCCGGTCGCGCGCGGTGGCTATGGTGAAACCGTCAACGCAACCGCTAATGACCTGAATCAAACGCACGGGGCGTCGTTTCGTATTTTGGTCGATACCGAGAATTGGGACAAAACGCTGGGCGTCAACAGCCCCGGCCAGTCGGGTAATCCCGATAGTCCGCATTACGGCGATCTCTTCCCGATCTGGGCTGAAAATAATTATTTCCCCGTCTACTTCTCGAAAGAAAAAGTGAAATCGGTGGCCGAGCAAACGACAATCATGCGCCCGTAG
- a CDS encoding 1,4-dihydroxy-2-naphthoate polyprenyltransferase: MTKNWIAAARPRTLPLSLASIILGSFLAAGSSTTTGHFSWQIALLAALTTIFLQILSNFANDYGDAVSGKDTELRVGPRRAVATGDITKEAMMRAIIVTSVLSLVSGIWLLTVAFFDAGPKLFWFFLILGLLSIAAAIGYTNGKRPYGYAGFGDIAVLLFFGWVGVLGTYFLHTLSFDPILLLPATSVGLFATGVLNINNIRDIETDTMTGKRSIPARLGLPLAIRYHWGLLIAGMFCALAYSFLTEAPLPGYIYVLAFPLFVLNGRAVATHNRPVELNARLGQLALSTLLFVVLFGVSQLMR, from the coding sequence ATGACGAAAAATTGGATTGCTGCGGCTCGTCCGCGTACGTTACCGCTGTCATTAGCCAGTATCATTCTGGGTAGTTTCCTGGCTGCTGGATCGTCGACAACGACTGGTCATTTCAGCTGGCAGATCGCGCTACTTGCCGCACTAACAACCATCTTTCTGCAAATTCTCTCCAATTTTGCCAACGATTATGGCGATGCCGTATCGGGCAAAGACACTGAGCTGCGGGTAGGTCCACGACGGGCGGTTGCCACGGGTGACATCACCAAAGAAGCGATGATGCGGGCCATTATCGTGACGTCAGTACTATCGCTGGTAAGTGGTATATGGCTGCTTACTGTCGCCTTTTTCGACGCGGGACCGAAGCTTTTCTGGTTTTTTCTAATTCTTGGCCTCTTGAGTATTGCGGCTGCTATTGGGTATACGAATGGAAAGCGTCCCTATGGTTACGCTGGTTTCGGTGATATTGCCGTGCTGCTATTTTTCGGTTGGGTTGGTGTGCTGGGAACGTATTTTCTCCACACGCTTTCCTTTGATCCGATTTTATTATTGCCCGCCACCAGTGTTGGCTTGTTTGCGACGGGCGTTCTGAATATCAATAATATCCGTGATATTGAAACGGATACCATGACGGGTAAACGCTCCATTCCGGCACGCCTGGGTTTGCCGCTGGCTATTCGTTATCACTGGGGCTTACTGATTGCCGGTATGTTCTGCGCGCTGGCGTATTCGTTCCTGACTGAGGCTCCGCTTCCGGGTTACATTTATGTGCTCGCTTTCCCGTTGTTTGTACTAAATGGACGGGCGGTCGCTACGCACAACCGCCCTGTTGAACTCAATGCCCGACTCGGCCAACTCGCTCTGTCTACCCTGCTGTTCGTCGTCCTGTTCGGAGTCAGTCAGCTTATGCGTTAG
- the argS gene encoding arginine--tRNA ligase gives MDIQEQVKSDIQQAIQALFQTTMDDVTLQPTKKEFEGLYTFVTFSLTKALRQAPAQIGQAIGTWLAQNSPIVSGFNVVQGFLNLSIADAAWVNVLNAIAANPSFGVLPKKEQSVMVEFSSPNTNKPLHLGHLRNNFLGDSVSRILTANGYDVVKACIVNDRGIHICKSMLAYKLFSNGETPESSGLKGDHLIGKYYVLFDKAYKAQVAEMVEQWQSGTPVTKEEAEKTAPLMQEVQQMLRLWEQGDPETVALWSQLNAWVYEGFDATYRTIGVSFDKTYYESNTYILGKEVVEEGLQKGVFYRKEDSSVWIDLTEEGLDQKLVMRSDGTSVYMTQDLGTTDLKAEDYHTDRQIWVVGNEQDYHFKVLFAILGRLGRTYADGLYHLSYGMVDLPTGKMKSREGTVVDADDLVQETIDAASTAADEAAKGKLDEFSETEKAALFQMLGLGALKYYLLKVDPQKRMQFNPAESVDLHGNTGPYIQYVHARIRSVLRKASDMGISLEGAVTVSQLDEIEQQLVFLLSQYPQRVAEAGADYAPSYIAQYVYELAKTFNQFYDKLSILKETDAIKLHSRLILSKSVGETIRSSMGLLGIDVPEKM, from the coding sequence ATGGACATACAGGAGCAAGTAAAAAGCGACATACAGCAGGCAATCCAGGCACTCTTCCAGACAACCATGGACGACGTGACCTTACAACCAACCAAGAAAGAATTTGAGGGACTTTATACCTTTGTCACCTTTTCGCTAACCAAAGCGCTCCGGCAGGCTCCCGCCCAGATCGGACAGGCTATCGGTACCTGGTTAGCGCAAAACAGCCCGATCGTCAGTGGTTTCAACGTGGTGCAGGGCTTTCTGAACCTTAGCATTGCCGATGCTGCCTGGGTTAATGTACTGAATGCTATTGCGGCCAATCCATCGTTTGGTGTACTACCGAAGAAAGAGCAGTCGGTGATGGTTGAATTTTCGTCGCCCAATACCAACAAACCCCTCCACCTCGGACATCTGCGCAACAACTTTCTGGGTGACTCGGTCAGTCGGATTCTGACCGCTAATGGCTACGATGTTGTCAAAGCCTGCATCGTCAATGATCGCGGCATTCACATTTGCAAGTCCATGCTGGCGTATAAACTGTTCAGCAATGGCGAAACACCGGAGTCGTCGGGCCTGAAGGGTGACCACCTGATCGGGAAATATTACGTGTTGTTCGACAAAGCCTACAAAGCACAGGTTGCCGAAATGGTCGAACAGTGGCAATCTGGTACGCCTGTGACGAAGGAAGAAGCGGAAAAAACGGCTCCGCTGATGCAGGAAGTGCAGCAGATGCTACGGCTGTGGGAGCAGGGCGATCCCGAAACGGTTGCGCTCTGGAGCCAGCTCAATGCCTGGGTGTATGAAGGCTTCGACGCTACGTACCGTACGATTGGCGTCAGTTTTGACAAGACCTACTACGAATCGAATACCTACATCCTGGGTAAGGAAGTCGTTGAAGAAGGCTTGCAGAAGGGCGTTTTCTACCGGAAAGAAGACAGCTCGGTCTGGATCGACTTAACCGAAGAAGGACTCGATCAGAAACTCGTCATGCGTTCAGACGGTACATCGGTATACATGACCCAGGATTTGGGTACGACCGACCTGAAAGCGGAAGATTACCATACCGATCGGCAAATCTGGGTGGTGGGCAACGAACAGGATTACCACTTCAAGGTATTGTTTGCCATTCTGGGCCGGTTGGGCCGGACCTATGCCGACGGTTTGTATCACCTGTCTTACGGCATGGTCGATCTGCCGACGGGTAAGATGAAATCCCGCGAAGGTACGGTTGTCGATGCCGACGATCTGGTTCAGGAAACCATTGATGCGGCTTCTACCGCTGCCGATGAGGCCGCCAAAGGGAAACTCGATGAATTCAGTGAGACCGAAAAAGCAGCTCTTTTCCAGATGTTGGGCCTCGGGGCGCTGAAATATTATCTGTTGAAGGTTGATCCGCAGAAGCGAATGCAGTTCAACCCGGCCGAATCGGTCGATTTACACGGAAACACGGGGCCTTACATTCAGTATGTTCACGCCCGGATTCGGTCGGTTCTGCGGAAAGCCAGCGATATGGGAATTTCGCTGGAAGGGGCCGTTACGGTGTCGCAACTTGACGAGATTGAACAGCAACTGGTGTTCCTGTTGAGCCAGTATCCGCAGCGCGTAGCTGAGGCTGGGGCCGACTATGCTCCATCGTACATTGCGCAGTATGTGTATGAACTGGCGAAGACGTTCAACCAGTTTTATGACAAGCTATCGATCCTGAAAGAAACCGATGCAATCAAGCTACATTCACGGCTAATCCTGTCAAAATCAGTTGGTGAAACTATTCGTTCGTCAATGGGTTTATTGGGCATAGACGTACCTGAGAAAATGTAG
- a CDS encoding glutathione peroxidase translates to MKKALLLSAVVAVAFITSSFMSLSTLVKGIFSDKSEVAAAPANAAAPTKSLYDFTVKSLDGKPVSLSGFKGKKVVILNVASKCGFTPQYADWEKFYKEHGSKIVVLGFPANNFASQEPGSSEDIAAFCQKNYGVTFPMFEKVDVVGDNQSPLYKWLTTKSMNGWNEKAPTWNFCKYVINEKGELTHFFASKVKPEDDEFKKAVGM, encoded by the coding sequence ATGAAAAAAGCACTACTGCTGTCGGCCGTTGTTGCCGTAGCATTCATTACATCCAGTTTTATGTCTCTATCAACACTTGTCAAAGGCATCTTCAGCGATAAGAGCGAAGTTGCTGCGGCCCCGGCCAATGCCGCTGCGCCTACAAAAAGTCTGTATGATTTCACGGTTAAATCACTCGACGGCAAACCGGTTTCGCTGAGTGGTTTCAAAGGAAAGAAGGTGGTGATTTTGAACGTCGCATCGAAATGTGGGTTTACGCCACAATACGCCGATTGGGAAAAATTCTACAAAGAGCACGGCAGCAAAATTGTCGTTCTGGGTTTTCCCGCCAATAACTTTGCCAGCCAGGAACCGGGTAGCAGCGAAGACATTGCTGCGTTTTGCCAGAAAAATTATGGGGTGACATTTCCCATGTTTGAAAAAGTAGACGTAGTTGGCGACAACCAGTCTCCGCTGTACAAGTGGCTGACTACTAAGTCGATGAACGGTTGGAACGAAAAAGCACCAACCTGGAATTTCTGCAAATACGTGATCAACGAAAAAGGCGAACTAACGCACTTCTTCGCTTCCAAAGTGAAACCAGAAGACGACGAGTTTAAGAAAGCCGTTGGCATGTAA
- a CDS encoding peptidoglycan-binding domain-containing protein, translating into MIKTAYQQELLFTGVVKKGSQGTDVVRVQEWLCLNALRYPKIALITTIDGQFGPATELAVKNFQAVFKLTKTGIVTDALFARLNAPLSVAFQAKSTVKDIRKAVLQLAGVHLNQRSAELQTDEGQNRGPWVRSYCDGNDGPLFKWCVGFVQTVLDQAASERGRTFTAIMPHTLSCDVMARSGIETGRLTKSAVVRKKPKLIRPGDVFLLRNPDNDDWFHMGIITASAGDVIETLEGNTDLKGSSNGTAVFARVRNIQKATIDVFSIEGL; encoded by the coding sequence ATGATCAAGACCGCCTATCAGCAGGAATTACTGTTTACCGGTGTAGTGAAAAAAGGGAGTCAGGGAACCGATGTTGTGCGGGTTCAGGAATGGCTGTGTCTGAATGCGTTACGCTATCCGAAAATTGCGCTCATTACCACTATTGATGGACAGTTTGGTCCGGCGACCGAGTTGGCGGTGAAGAATTTTCAGGCGGTATTTAAACTGACTAAAACGGGTATCGTCACGGATGCGTTGTTTGCCCGGCTTAATGCTCCGCTGTCGGTGGCTTTTCAGGCAAAATCGACGGTCAAGGATATTCGTAAAGCTGTTTTGCAACTCGCAGGTGTTCACCTCAACCAACGATCGGCTGAGCTACAGACGGATGAGGGGCAAAATAGAGGCCCCTGGGTGCGTAGTTATTGCGATGGAAACGACGGCCCCCTGTTCAAATGGTGCGTTGGTTTTGTGCAAACGGTACTGGATCAGGCTGCGTCGGAAAGAGGGCGCACTTTTACCGCAATTATGCCCCATACGCTCAGCTGCGATGTAATGGCCCGAAGCGGTATCGAAACCGGGCGATTGACGAAATCGGCCGTAGTCCGTAAGAAGCCTAAGCTTATCCGCCCCGGTGATGTGTTTCTGCTGCGTAATCCGGACAATGACGACTGGTTTCACATGGGTATCATTACCGCAAGTGCTGGTGACGTTATCGAGACGCTGGAAGGAAACACCGATCTGAAAGGCAGCAGTAACGGAACCGCCGTGTTCGCCCGCGTTCGTAACATACAGAAAGCAACGATTGATGTGTTCTCAATTGAAGGCTTGTAG
- a CDS encoding diacylglycerol/lipid kinase family protein has translation MVFLFAINPVSGGKAKTDWETGITNYFKDSPHNAELLLLDGKTDEKRLNEKIAQLKPDRVVAVGGDGTIKFVAEQLLDTKIPLGILPAGSANGMARELGIPPDVEGSLNVLVDGVLKPTDLISVNGEICLHLADIGLNAQLVKHYQQNNLRGKLGYLRGVVNVLQKHRLLRLDIKLGDECISRAAFMIVLANARMYGTGAIINPDGDPFDGKFEVVIFRRLSFWEILKLFWRYRPFDPKKIEIFPATSVTIETHRKAYFQTDGEYVGRITKLQADIRPGALTMIVPKPVD, from the coding sequence TTGGTCTTTTTATTCGCAATTAATCCAGTTTCCGGCGGCAAAGCCAAAACAGACTGGGAAACCGGTATAACCAATTATTTCAAGGACTCGCCCCACAATGCTGAACTTCTACTGCTTGACGGGAAGACGGACGAGAAACGGTTAAATGAGAAAATTGCTCAGCTGAAGCCCGATCGGGTGGTAGCCGTTGGGGGTGATGGAACAATTAAATTTGTAGCCGAACAACTGCTGGATACGAAGATTCCGCTGGGCATTTTACCGGCTGGTTCTGCCAACGGAATGGCCCGCGAACTTGGTATTCCCCCCGATGTAGAAGGAAGCCTGAATGTGCTGGTCGATGGCGTATTAAAACCGACTGATCTGATTTCGGTGAATGGTGAAATTTGCCTCCACCTGGCCGACATTGGGCTTAATGCGCAATTGGTCAAGCATTACCAGCAGAATAATCTCCGGGGGAAACTGGGCTACCTGCGCGGGGTGGTGAACGTCTTGCAAAAGCACAGGCTACTACGGCTGGATATCAAGCTGGGCGACGAATGTATTTCGCGGGCCGCCTTTATGATCGTACTGGCCAATGCACGTATGTATGGCACGGGCGCGATCATCAACCCCGACGGTGATCCGTTCGACGGGAAATTTGAAGTCGTTATTTTTCGTCGGTTGTCGTTCTGGGAAATCCTGAAACTATTCTGGCGGTATCGGCCATTCGACCCGAAAAAGATCGAAATCTTTCCGGCAACGTCCGTCACGATTGAAACGCACCGCAAAGCGTATTTTCAAACGGATGGCGAGTATGTTGGCCGAATTACGAAGCTACAGGCCGACATTCGACCTGGTGCGTTAACGATGATCGTACCGAAGCCGGTTGACTGA
- a CDS encoding nucleotide pyrophosphohydrolase gives MTIKDAQTTVDDWIKTVGVRYFNELTNMAMLTEEVGEVARIIARRYGEQSEKESDKNKDLGDEMADVLWVLICLANQTGVDLTEAFAKNLEKKNIRDATRHLNNKKLSE, from the coding sequence ATGACAATCAAGGACGCGCAGACTACCGTTGATGACTGGATCAAAACCGTTGGCGTTCGGTATTTCAACGAACTGACCAACATGGCCATGCTAACCGAAGAAGTTGGTGAGGTTGCCCGGATCATTGCCCGTCGCTACGGCGAACAATCGGAGAAAGAGTCGGATAAGAACAAAGATCTGGGTGATGAAATGGCCGACGTACTGTGGGTACTTATCTGCCTGGCGAACCAGACGGGTGTTGACCTGACCGAGGCATTTGCCAAAAATCTGGAGAAGAAGAACATACGGGATGCAACGCGACATCTGAACAATAAGAAACTGAGCGAATAG